A genomic stretch from Telmatocola sphagniphila includes:
- a CDS encoding NAD-dependent succinate-semialdehyde dehydrogenase, giving the protein MAASNYHQMYINGQWVDAIGGQRLAVVNPATEETIAEVPWGGRADTAKAIDAAYAAMPAWSRLTAWDRSKILKKAGELLRERVETYARILTQEQGKPLAEAKAEVMHSADTFEWFAEEGKRAYGQIIPPAVAGKRHMTLKHPVGVVGGIGPWNFPITQHVRKIAPALAAGCTIVCKPADPTPLSLINVFHCLIDAGVPAGVVNFVIGPGEEIGAEFMENPKMRKISFTGSTRVGKILMKQAADQVKRLSLELGGHAPLIVFPDADPEVVAKAAVAGKFRNNGQVCISPSRFYVHKDIQKKFLEVAVEAAKAIKQGNGLDADTQLGPMIAKRALETTGNLIGDATAKGAKLLTGGRKSAKFDKGYFFEPTILSELSADARLLTDEPFAPVMPVMDFSKIDDVIAAANNTKYGLAAYVFTNDLTVSWKLAEGLEAGIIGINDPVPATPQCPFGGMKESGIGRELAHEGLEAYLETKFISIRLRD; this is encoded by the coding sequence ATGGCTGCTTCGAATTATCATCAGATGTACATCAATGGTCAGTGGGTCGACGCGATCGGCGGTCAGCGCCTGGCTGTGGTCAACCCGGCCACGGAAGAAACAATCGCCGAAGTTCCCTGGGGGGGTCGGGCCGATACCGCCAAGGCTATCGATGCGGCCTACGCGGCCATGCCCGCGTGGTCTCGTCTCACCGCATGGGATCGCTCGAAGATTTTGAAAAAAGCTGGGGAGCTGCTGCGCGAACGGGTCGAAACTTACGCCCGCATTTTAACCCAGGAACAAGGCAAGCCACTCGCGGAAGCCAAAGCCGAAGTGATGCACTCAGCCGATACTTTCGAGTGGTTCGCCGAAGAAGGCAAACGTGCTTACGGGCAGATTATACCCCCCGCAGTGGCGGGTAAGCGTCACATGACCCTGAAGCACCCCGTCGGCGTGGTGGGAGGCATTGGCCCCTGGAATTTTCCGATCACGCAGCATGTTCGCAAAATCGCCCCGGCACTGGCTGCGGGTTGCACCATCGTCTGCAAACCAGCCGATCCGACGCCGCTATCGCTGATTAATGTCTTTCATTGTCTGATTGATGCGGGAGTGCCGGCGGGAGTAGTCAATTTCGTCATTGGCCCGGGCGAGGAAATCGGCGCCGAGTTCATGGAGAATCCCAAGATGCGGAAGATCAGCTTCACCGGCTCAACCCGCGTCGGCAAGATTCTGATGAAGCAGGCCGCCGATCAGGTAAAAAGGCTTAGCCTCGAACTGGGCGGCCACGCACCGTTGATTGTGTTCCCGGATGCCGATCCCGAAGTGGTGGCCAAGGCGGCCGTGGCCGGTAAGTTTCGCAACAACGGTCAGGTGTGCATTTCCCCGAGCCGGTTCTACGTGCACAAGGATATTCAGAAGAAATTCCTGGAAGTGGCTGTGGAGGCCGCGAAGGCTATCAAGCAGGGTAACGGACTGGACGCCGATACGCAACTGGGGCCGATGATCGCGAAAAGAGCTCTAGAAACTACCGGCAATCTGATCGGTGATGCGACTGCCAAGGGGGCCAAGCTCCTGACGGGCGGCCGCAAATCGGCCAAGTTCGATAAGGGCTATTTCTTCGAGCCGACGATTCTGAGCGAACTGTCAGCCGATGCTAGGTTACTGACGGACGAGCCGTTCGCCCCGGTTATGCCGGTGATGGATTTTTCGAAGATCGACGATGTAATTGCCGCTGCGAACAACACTAAGTATGGTTTGGCCGCTTATGTGTTCACCAATGACCTGACGGTGAGCTGGAAACTTGCGGAAGGACTGGAAGCAGGGATTATCGGCATCAACGACCCGGTACCCGCCACCCCGCAATGCCCGTTTGGAGGCATGAAGGAATCGGGCATCGGCCGGGAGTTGGCGCACGAAGGTCTGGAAGCTTATCTGGAAACGAAGTTCATCAGCATTCGGTTGAGAGACTAA
- a CDS encoding glycosyltransferase: MHAILASFGTDGDVFPYIGLGIRLRERGHRVTLVVPEPYRARAELLGFEFLPIVSQSEINEVLQNPSLWHPYWGGRVMSKWATRFIERQYDQLSNVASDPQSILVANPGVSAARLLQEKQSRRVVSLVLQPGVIPSIDSPPTMPGGLTPPSWLPRPIAQLYWLGVDLAGYALFGLALNKVRKKIGLKPVYRIFQWWLSPDLTIGLFPDWYASPQSDWPASLRLVGFGDFDGSRSLELPDELRKFCEMPGPLISFTTGTGVTHGSGYFRTAVKACQSLGLRGVLLSKNLHQVPRDLPSSIRVCSYAPFRALFPHCAAVVHHGGIGTTAAALASGTSQLILPLAWDQPDNAERVRKLGAGNWLGPRQRTSKHIVRGLNEILNPIVKARCETLAERMKGKDGLVQAVEMLEGIV; encoded by the coding sequence ATGCATGCGATTCTCGCCAGTTTTGGAACAGATGGGGATGTCTTCCCCTATATCGGTCTGGGCATCCGGTTGAGGGAGCGCGGGCATCGAGTCACGCTGGTTGTGCCGGAACCTTATCGCGCACGCGCTGAACTGCTTGGGTTCGAATTCCTTCCCATCGTCTCCCAATCTGAAATAAACGAAGTCCTCCAGAATCCGTCACTGTGGCACCCCTACTGGGGTGGGCGAGTTATGTCGAAGTGGGCGACTCGATTTATCGAACGCCAGTACGACCAGCTATCAAACGTGGCTTCCGATCCACAGTCAATCCTTGTGGCCAACCCGGGTGTCAGCGCGGCTAGACTGCTTCAGGAGAAACAATCTCGAAGAGTAGTCAGCCTAGTCCTCCAACCCGGGGTCATTCCCAGTATCGATTCTCCCCCCACTATGCCAGGCGGGTTGACTCCTCCTTCCTGGCTTCCGAGACCAATCGCACAGCTCTATTGGCTGGGGGTGGACTTGGCCGGGTACGCCCTTTTTGGGCTGGCACTCAACAAGGTGCGAAAAAAAATTGGATTGAAGCCGGTCTATCGAATATTTCAGTGGTGGCTTTCGCCCGATTTGACGATTGGATTATTTCCCGACTGGTACGCCTCCCCTCAATCCGATTGGCCGGCTTCCCTTCGATTAGTCGGGTTCGGCGATTTCGATGGAAGTCGTTCTTTGGAACTTCCCGATGAACTTCGTAAATTTTGCGAAATGCCAGGTCCACTAATCTCGTTTACTACGGGTACCGGTGTAACCCATGGCTCCGGTTACTTTCGAACAGCTGTGAAAGCATGTCAGTCTTTGGGATTGCGGGGAGTATTGCTGTCCAAAAATCTGCACCAGGTGCCTCGCGATTTGCCCAGTTCGATCCGCGTCTGTAGCTATGCTCCTTTTCGCGCCCTCTTCCCACACTGTGCGGCCGTCGTTCATCATGGGGGAATAGGCACCACCGCGGCGGCTTTAGCAAGTGGAACCTCGCAATTGATTTTGCCCTTGGCGTGGGATCAACCGGATAACGCCGAGCGGGTGCGAAAATTGGGAGCCGGGAATTGGCTAGGACCTCGTCAACGCACTTCGAAGCATATTGTTCGGGGACTGAACGAAATTTTGAACCCGATTGTCAAAGCACGCTGCGAAACGCTGGCAGAGAGAATGAAGGGAAAGGATGGTTTGGTACAGGCTGTGGAAATGCTGGAAGGAATTGTTTAG
- a CDS encoding HTTM domain-containing protein — protein sequence MSKSNNGVDYSLPNIWTRFFFSPTDPSTLGFMRVMIGLLVFYLHAAYFFNSQDLHGKYAWWDQYVANKQRRELPIALGTFNWGDDHEPRIKLPETTQRRAIAIEFLKALPDSVEQRKHDLRYLIPLIEQASDLDPTGASNQKVIEALDLAGAYTRLNKESEAKFLKKLSEEPLKTAELPIRIPLFLEESDVARREAIRVELTDFLMMVASRTDLQNLENAEWVFTWLKELSVGQRQKALAFMMGLPTDRTERESILDYMGFWQADPRQCYSKGRYIFSFWFHVTDPTTMWIVYGLHMVIIALFTLGFYTRITSVLTWIGLLNICHRTPFSLYGMDAMMSLLMFYMCIAPSGAAFSIDRLRARYRAARALQKANGKSVPWAEATLAGPVPSRLANCVLRMMQIHFSFMYLSAGFSKLKGTTWWNMTAPWYVMSNPEFCPTHFRWYEHLLEEISQSRPLLSFIFAFGVLGTLVAEIGLPFLVWTRLRGYAVISSVLLHLGIDFFMGLSVFSLFMHSWVLSFIPAALVREKVGVGPGGQKLRLKYNPQDPEQAHTAAVIKSLDLSNQVQQDPLSPNSSETIKLVDENGHDHNSQEIAPLLFRDLLLLQTIGWVSWIPGVKLLLRKVLRT from the coding sequence ATGAGCAAGTCGAATAATGGAGTCGATTACTCTCTCCCGAATATCTGGACGCGTTTCTTTTTTTCGCCGACCGATCCTTCCACGCTCGGTTTCATGCGGGTGATGATCGGATTACTCGTCTTCTATCTGCATGCCGCTTACTTCTTTAATTCCCAGGATCTCCATGGCAAGTACGCCTGGTGGGATCAATATGTAGCGAACAAACAGCGGCGGGAACTCCCCATCGCCCTCGGTACTTTTAACTGGGGCGACGACCACGAACCCCGCATCAAACTTCCGGAGACGACGCAGCGCCGGGCAATCGCCATCGAATTCCTGAAGGCACTTCCGGATAGCGTGGAACAACGCAAGCACGACCTCCGGTATTTGATCCCACTCATCGAACAGGCGAGCGATCTAGATCCCACGGGAGCTTCCAATCAGAAAGTGATCGAGGCTCTGGATCTGGCGGGGGCGTACACGCGGTTGAATAAAGAATCGGAAGCGAAGTTCCTGAAGAAGTTAAGCGAGGAACCTCTGAAAACCGCGGAATTGCCGATTCGCATTCCTCTGTTTTTGGAAGAAAGCGATGTGGCCCGGCGAGAAGCGATCCGAGTCGAACTAACTGATTTTCTGATGATGGTAGCCAGTCGGACTGATCTGCAAAACTTGGAGAATGCCGAATGGGTCTTTACCTGGTTGAAGGAGCTATCGGTCGGCCAACGTCAGAAAGCTCTCGCCTTTATGATGGGTTTACCTACCGACCGCACCGAACGCGAGAGTATCCTCGATTACATGGGCTTCTGGCAGGCCGATCCGCGCCAGTGCTATAGCAAAGGTCGTTACATATTTTCCTTCTGGTTCCACGTGACCGACCCGACGACGATGTGGATCGTTTACGGTCTCCATATGGTTATCATCGCTCTGTTCACACTCGGATTCTATACTCGAATCACCAGCGTTCTCACCTGGATCGGCCTTTTGAATATCTGCCATCGCACACCGTTCTCACTCTACGGGATGGATGCGATGATGAGTCTTCTGATGTTCTATATGTGCATCGCTCCAAGCGGTGCCGCCTTCTCCATTGACCGATTACGAGCCCGCTACCGAGCCGCCCGGGCTTTGCAGAAAGCCAATGGCAAATCGGTTCCCTGGGCGGAAGCGACCCTGGCTGGTCCCGTGCCATCAAGATTGGCCAATTGCGTACTTCGAATGATGCAGATCCATTTCAGCTTCATGTATCTCTCCGCCGGTTTTTCCAAGCTCAAGGGAACAACCTGGTGGAATATGACGGCCCCCTGGTATGTGATGTCGAACCCGGAGTTCTGCCCGACTCACTTTAGATGGTACGAACATTTACTCGAGGAAATTTCCCAGAGCCGTCCTTTACTCTCGTTCATCTTCGCTTTCGGTGTACTTGGAACTCTCGTGGCTGAAATCGGCTTACCCTTCCTGGTCTGGACGAGACTTCGCGGTTACGCCGTGATCAGCAGCGTTCTTCTGCATCTGGGCATCGATTTCTTCATGGGACTGTCCGTATTCAGTCTGTTCATGCATTCGTGGGTCTTGAGTTTCATCCCCGCGGCTTTAGTTCGAGAAAAAGTGGGCGTAGGACCTGGGGGCCAGAAGTTGAGACTGAAATACAACCCGCAGGATCCGGAGCAGGCTCACACGGCGGCAGTCATCAAATCACTCGATTTGTCGAATCAGGTCCAGCAGGATCCGTTATCGCCGAATTCGTCGGAGACAATCAAGCTGGTGGATGAGAATGGGCACGACCACAATTCGCAGGAGATCGCACCCCTGCTCTTCCGCGATCTGCTGCTCCTGCAGACGATCGGCTGGGTCTCCTGGATTCCTGGCGTCAAACTGCTTCTGCGAAAGGTCCTTCGGACCTAA
- a CDS encoding glutathionylspermidine synthase family protein: protein MQFAPAGSAVSVVALLEPNSTVSSSSWHFVMHRIKIDPRPDWQKRVEKYGLHYHTLRGEPYWDESAAYQFTAFEVDTLEAATNELHEMCMNLVQEVIDERMFGLFLIPKEFEDYIIQSWEAEEPSIYGRFDLAYDGVHPPVMLEYNADTPTALVEASVAQWYWLKDIDERGDQFNSIHEKLLDAWRSVLEKDDSRIHFAAMSDAMEDYITVEYLRDTAIQAGFDTEYINVEAIAWNSLSNRFVDTKMRNIQRIFKLYPWEWLIREEFGKNILRNQTHWIEPAWKMILSNKAILPLLHERHPDCPYLVPASFQPLTGEYVRKPLQSREGANVTIFRGDTVQRSTEGVYGEGPFVYQQLIPIKPHDDRYPVIGSWVVNGVSCGIGIREDDSPITQNTSRFVPHQMV, encoded by the coding sequence GTGCAGTTCGCTCCGGCGGGTTCGGCAGTTTCGGTCGTGGCGCTGCTGGAGCCTAACTCTACCGTCTCTTCCTCTTCCTGGCACTTCGTCATGCACCGCATCAAAATCGATCCTCGGCCCGACTGGCAGAAACGAGTCGAAAAATACGGCTTGCACTACCATACTCTGCGCGGCGAACCCTATTGGGACGAATCCGCCGCGTATCAGTTCACCGCCTTCGAAGTCGACACCCTGGAAGCTGCCACCAACGAACTGCACGAAATGTGCATGAATCTGGTCCAGGAAGTCATCGACGAGCGAATGTTCGGGCTATTCCTCATCCCCAAAGAATTCGAAGATTACATTATCCAGTCCTGGGAAGCGGAAGAGCCCTCGATCTATGGACGGTTCGACTTGGCGTACGATGGCGTCCATCCTCCGGTGATGCTGGAATACAACGCCGATACTCCCACGGCCCTGGTCGAGGCTTCTGTTGCCCAATGGTACTGGCTGAAGGATATCGATGAACGGGGCGATCAGTTCAACAGCATCCACGAAAAGCTCCTGGATGCCTGGCGGTCCGTGCTCGAAAAAGACGATTCGCGGATTCACTTCGCAGCCATGTCGGATGCCATGGAGGATTACATTACCGTCGAGTATCTGCGCGATACCGCCATTCAGGCAGGCTTTGATACGGAATACATCAACGTCGAGGCGATTGCCTGGAACTCCCTGTCGAATCGGTTCGTCGATACAAAGATGCGGAATATCCAGCGAATCTTCAAACTCTATCCCTGGGAATGGCTGATACGCGAGGAATTCGGCAAGAATATCCTCCGCAACCAGACCCACTGGATCGAACCCGCCTGGAAAATGATTCTCAGCAACAAGGCAATTCTCCCTTTGCTGCACGAACGGCACCCTGATTGTCCTTATCTGGTACCAGCTTCGTTTCAGCCGCTCACGGGAGAGTACGTCCGTAAACCGTTGCAATCTCGGGAAGGCGCGAACGTCACGATCTTCCGGGGCGATACCGTTCAGCGTTCCACGGAAGGAGTTTATGGCGAAGGACCGTTCGTCTATCAACAATTAATTCCAATCAAGCCGCACGACGATCGTTATCCGGTGATTGGAAGTTGGGTGGTTAACGGTGTATCCTGCGGCATTGGCATACGCGAGGATGACTCTCCGATTACCCAGAATACCAGCCGATTCGTGCCGCACCAGATGGTGTGA
- a CDS encoding 3-methyladenine DNA glycosylase yields MNSVPSTFEYRLLPESAWEERRQQYQDDLRPYADERLVRMASQVKHPINDFLFEYYPLRPGQLLRWSPGPDVILANAQRKKTDWPVEGEQLEEGVVISTSGFPDHRVDYLDWALDYLRATGERTPNWNCFGLHEWAMVYRTQEIRHASTPLRLTSSEIAAVVEDLGLRCTHYDAYRFFTPESLPKNRIALTRQTTVENDQPACVHVCMDLYKFSQKIIPWIESEIVRDSFLLAWEARQIDMRASPYDVKKFGLEPIPIETRNGREEYLIHQKRLSQMAEPVRQKILAAYRYLQERKSRQR; encoded by the coding sequence ATGAACAGCGTTCCTTCCACCTTCGAATATCGTCTGCTGCCGGAATCCGCCTGGGAAGAACGCCGGCAGCAATATCAGGACGATCTAAGGCCCTATGCGGACGAGCGACTCGTTCGGATGGCCAGCCAGGTCAAGCATCCCATCAATGATTTCCTCTTCGAGTACTATCCGCTTCGGCCGGGTCAATTACTCCGCTGGTCTCCGGGGCCGGATGTCATTCTCGCCAATGCTCAACGGAAGAAGACCGACTGGCCGGTGGAAGGAGAACAACTTGAAGAAGGAGTGGTAATATCCACTTCGGGTTTTCCGGATCATCGTGTCGATTATCTGGACTGGGCGCTCGATTACCTGCGAGCAACGGGGGAGCGGACGCCGAACTGGAACTGCTTCGGCTTACATGAATGGGCGATGGTCTATCGAACTCAAGAAATTCGCCACGCTTCGACACCGTTGCGTTTGACGAGTTCGGAAATTGCCGCCGTCGTGGAGGATCTGGGGTTACGCTGCACTCATTACGATGCGTACCGTTTTTTTACACCCGAGTCATTACCGAAAAATCGGATCGCCTTAACTCGGCAGACTACGGTGGAGAATGATCAACCGGCCTGCGTACACGTGTGCATGGATCTCTACAAGTTTTCGCAGAAGATTATCCCCTGGATCGAATCCGAAATCGTGCGGGACTCTTTTCTACTCGCCTGGGAGGCTCGCCAGATCGATATGCGGGCCAGTCCTTATGATGTCAAGAAATTTGGGCTGGAACCGATCCCCATCGAAACGAGGAACGGGCGGGAAGAGTACCTGATTCACCAAAAGCGTTTGTCGCAAATGGCTGAGCCGGTACGGCAAAAGATTCTTGCCGCTTATCGATATCTGCAGGAGCGGAAATCCCGGCAGAGATAA
- the dtd gene encoding D-aminoacyl-tRNA deacylase, translating to MRAVVQRVNGAQVTVGEEVTGRIERGLLILIAFHQSDSEANIPWMAEKLVNLRIFEDEAGKMKRSLIDVEGSLLVVSQFTLYGDCSKGRRPSFIDSARPEVAEPLYLKFIEYLKRFAMTVATGRFGADMQVKLINDGPVTLIIDSPDNR from the coding sequence ATGCGGGCAGTCGTTCAGCGAGTAAATGGGGCACAAGTCACAGTCGGCGAGGAAGTGACCGGTCGGATCGAGCGGGGATTGTTAATCCTGATCGCTTTTCATCAATCCGATAGCGAAGCGAACATCCCCTGGATGGCCGAGAAACTCGTGAATCTGCGGATATTCGAAGATGAAGCCGGGAAGATGAAAAGAAGCCTCATCGACGTCGAAGGTAGCCTCCTGGTAGTTTCGCAATTCACCCTATACGGCGATTGCAGCAAAGGCCGGCGTCCCAGCTTCATCGATTCCGCCCGGCCGGAAGTTGCCGAACCCCTGTATTTGAAATTCATCGAATATCTGAAGCGATTTGCCATGACCGTGGCTACCGGTCGCTTCGGCGCCGACATGCAAGTTAAATTGATCAACGATGGTCCGGTAACTCTCATAATTGATTCACCTGACAATCGATAA
- a CDS encoding trypsin-like peptidase domain-containing protein — protein sequence MKVLSAVTLPRRIFLSACFSVIAGLVPTPIQAQNNANRPLFPQTGTNPRRTACVEVAEKCRGAVVNIHSERTISAATRDQFYEQVQSSQRVNGMGTGIVIDPRGYVITNHHVVDDVQLLRVRLTDGSNLLARVVARDPENDLALLKIDPAKPLPTIPLGTATDLMDGEPVIAIGNAFGYEHTITTGIVSAQKRNVSLNKEVSYRNLIQTDASINPGNSGGPLLNVYGELIGVNVAIRAGAQGIGFTIPVDQMINAASDMISLRRRTGIIHGLGIRNMLDASQNPIRRWALVDRCDAKFPGAEAGLQIGDVIDRVGEFEVKTNLDFERALIDIRNGEKLVVLGRRGVNAKGEGGAEFKLELVLKPTNSVNATAVSNSDIVWKKLGIRVQPANVETVTKVNAQLHGGMTILEVNTNSPAAKAGLQRGDILIGLHQWETITSENIQFVLTHPDLNSFTPLRYHLIRNGKLQPGWFGTID from the coding sequence ATGAAAGTCCTTTCTGCTGTGACATTGCCCCGCCGAATATTTCTCTCCGCATGCTTCAGTGTGATCGCCGGTCTCGTACCGACACCCATTCAGGCTCAGAATAACGCCAATCGACCGCTCTTTCCACAGACGGGGACGAATCCCCGCCGGACGGCGTGTGTGGAAGTCGCCGAAAAATGTCGCGGGGCGGTCGTGAACATCCACAGTGAACGCACCATCAGTGCCGCCACTCGAGACCAGTTCTACGAACAGGTTCAATCTTCGCAACGCGTCAACGGCATGGGAACGGGCATTGTCATCGACCCGCGCGGCTATGTGATCACCAATCACCATGTGGTGGACGATGTCCAACTGCTGCGAGTTCGCCTGACCGATGGCTCCAACCTGCTGGCTCGGGTTGTCGCTCGCGATCCCGAAAACGATCTGGCTCTGCTGAAAATCGATCCGGCGAAACCGCTCCCCACGATTCCGCTGGGCACGGCCACCGACCTGATGGATGGTGAACCGGTCATCGCCATTGGTAACGCCTTCGGCTATGAGCACACTATTACCACAGGTATCGTCAGTGCTCAGAAGCGTAACGTCAGCCTGAATAAAGAAGTCTCCTATCGCAATCTGATCCAGACCGATGCCAGCATCAACCCCGGCAACTCCGGCGGACCTTTGTTGAACGTCTACGGCGAGTTGATCGGCGTGAACGTCGCCATTCGCGCCGGGGCGCAGGGAATTGGCTTCACGATCCCGGTCGACCAGATGATCAATGCCGCGTCGGATATGATCAGCCTGCGTCGCCGTACGGGGATCATTCACGGCCTGGGTATTCGCAATATGTTGGATGCGTCTCAGAATCCGATTCGTCGCTGGGCCCTGGTGGATCGCTGCGATGCCAAGTTCCCGGGCGCCGAAGCGGGCCTGCAGATCGGAGATGTCATCGATCGCGTCGGCGAATTCGAAGTGAAAACGAATCTCGACTTCGAACGGGCTCTCATCGATATCCGAAATGGCGAAAAGCTGGTCGTCCTAGGCCGACGGGGTGTGAATGCCAAGGGGGAAGGCGGCGCCGAGTTCAAGTTGGAACTCGTTCTGAAGCCTACTAATTCGGTCAACGCCACGGCAGTTTCCAATAGCGATATCGTCTGGAAGAAATTGGGCATTCGAGTTCAACCGGCCAATGTCGAAACGGTGACCAAAGTGAACGCTCAACTGCACGGCGGCATGACGATTCTCGAAGTGAATACCAATAGCCCAGCCGCCAAGGCCGGATTGCAACGAGGCGATATTCTCATCGGCCTGCATCAGTGGGAAACGATCACCTCGGAGAACATTCAATTCGTGCTGACCCACCCGGACCTGAATAGTTTTACACCCTTGCGATATCACCTAATTCGCAACGGCAAATTGCAGCCCGGCTGGTTTGGCACGATTGATTAG
- a CDS encoding pyridoxal-phosphate-dependent aminotransferase family protein, whose protein sequence is MSLPGQLNIPNRLLLGPGPSDAHPRVLAAMANPLLGHLDPAYLEIMNETAAMLREAFQTKNPLTFPISATGMAGMETCLVNLLEAGDKVIICQAGFFSLRMVEVATRCGAEVTTITKPWGQVFELSEIREALQRIRPKALGIVQAETSTGSWQPIEELGKLCHEFDCLLVVDAVTALGCIPVKVDEWEIDAIYSCSQKGLSCPPGLAPVSFSPRAEATISKRKTKVQSWYLDMTLLKQYWGAERAYHHTAPISMTYALREGLKIVLEEGLENRWARHLKNHTALKAGLIALGLHYTAQDGHQLPQLNAVRIPDGVDDMATRKKLLMEFGIEVGGGLGDFKGKVWRIGLMGYNSKSSSVFTVLAALEQCLRSAGAKVTPGSGVAAAELAYQR, encoded by the coding sequence ATGTCCCTCCCTGGTCAGCTAAACATCCCCAATCGCCTGCTTCTGGGCCCCGGTCCCAGTGATGCCCATCCGCGCGTACTCGCGGCCATGGCCAATCCGCTGCTGGGGCATCTCGATCCGGCCTACCTCGAGATTATGAATGAAACTGCGGCTATGCTGCGCGAAGCTTTTCAAACGAAGAATCCGCTGACATTTCCGATCAGCGCGACAGGTATGGCCGGGATGGAAACCTGTCTCGTCAACCTTCTGGAAGCCGGTGACAAAGTCATCATTTGCCAAGCCGGATTTTTCAGCTTAAGGATGGTGGAAGTCGCCACCCGGTGTGGTGCGGAAGTTACCACAATCACCAAGCCCTGGGGGCAGGTATTCGAACTGAGCGAAATTCGCGAGGCACTCCAGCGTATTCGCCCCAAGGCACTCGGAATCGTTCAGGCGGAGACCTCCACCGGGAGCTGGCAGCCGATCGAAGAGCTGGGCAAGCTCTGCCACGAATTCGATTGCCTTCTCGTGGTCGATGCCGTGACGGCTCTGGGATGCATTCCGGTGAAAGTCGATGAATGGGAGATAGATGCCATTTATAGCTGCTCGCAGAAAGGCCTCAGTTGCCCCCCGGGTCTGGCGCCGGTTTCGTTCAGCCCGCGTGCCGAAGCCACTATAAGCAAACGCAAAACCAAGGTTCAGAGTTGGTATCTGGACATGACTTTGCTGAAACAATATTGGGGAGCGGAACGGGCCTATCATCATACGGCCCCGATCTCGATGACCTACGCATTACGCGAAGGTTTGAAAATCGTTCTGGAAGAAGGTTTGGAGAATCGCTGGGCTCGGCATCTGAAAAATCACACCGCTCTCAAAGCGGGGCTTATTGCTCTGGGTCTACACTACACCGCTCAAGACGGCCATCAGTTACCGCAGTTGAATGCGGTTCGAATTCCTGATGGCGTGGATGATATGGCCACGCGAAAAAAATTACTGATGGAATTCGGCATCGAAGTCGGCGGAGGGCTCGGCGATTTCAAAGGTAAGGTTTGGCGCATCGGCCTGATGGGTTACAACAGCAAATCGAGCTCCGTTTTCACTGTACTCGCTGCACTGGAACAGTGCTTGCGCTCGGCGGGCGCGAAAGTGACGCCGGGGTCCGGGGTCGCCGCCGCCGAGTTAGCTTACCAACGTTAG
- a CDS encoding exosortase/archaeosortase family protein, which produces MRGIGYSLLAAVGAWAFWPTLRDLAEKWQHDPQYSHGLLVPFFVAYLIHRKREDLKQISAVPSWPLSLLFLSTALGCRATSAIFDFLPLDGLALILVLAGAVSLIQGKEMLKTVAPALGFLLFALPLPYSMERWLSQDLQHLATLASTYLLQAIGQPAINEGNVILIDEIKLGIVEACSGLRMLMTFAAFATGITLLIDRSWATKTVLILSAIPIALIVNVLRISATGLAYVLLREAPERQNMLGFIHDFNGWMMMPVALVLFGIELKVLQWLLVEPEKLERVISFPIRREMPEVPARKAA; this is translated from the coding sequence ATGCGGGGGATAGGATACAGCCTTTTAGCGGCGGTCGGCGCCTGGGCGTTCTGGCCCACTCTTCGCGATCTCGCGGAGAAGTGGCAGCACGATCCGCAGTATTCTCACGGGCTGCTGGTCCCCTTTTTCGTCGCTTATCTAATTCATCGTAAGCGGGAAGACCTCAAACAAATTTCGGCGGTACCCTCCTGGCCTCTAAGTCTGTTATTTCTCTCCACTGCGTTAGGGTGCCGGGCAACATCGGCGATTTTCGATTTTCTGCCTCTCGATGGTTTGGCCCTAATTCTTGTTCTGGCCGGTGCTGTGAGTCTGATTCAAGGAAAAGAGATGCTGAAGACCGTTGCACCGGCTCTCGGATTTCTCTTGTTCGCATTGCCGCTGCCGTACAGCATGGAACGCTGGCTCAGCCAGGATTTACAGCATCTGGCGACTCTCGCCAGCACCTATCTGCTCCAGGCGATCGGGCAGCCGGCGATCAATGAAGGCAATGTGATTCTCATCGATGAAATTAAGCTCGGCATTGTCGAAGCCTGCTCCGGCCTGCGCATGCTGATGACTTTCGCGGCCTTCGCGACGGGAATCACTCTGCTGATCGATCGGAGCTGGGCAACCAAGACCGTTTTAATTCTTAGCGCAATTCCGATCGCCCTGATCGTCAACGTATTACGGATCTCGGCAACCGGCCTGGCCTACGTACTGCTGCGGGAAGCTCCCGAACGGCAGAACATGCTGGGTTTCATTCACGACTTTAATGGCTGGATGATGATGCCGGTCGCTCTGGTCCTGTTCGGGATTGAATTGAAAGTATTGCAATGGTTGCTCGTCGAGCCAGAGAAACTGGAACGGGTGATTTCGTTTCCGATTCGGCGTGAGATGCCAGAAGTACCGGCTCGAAAAGCCGCCTAA